The following are encoded together in the Paludisphaera mucosa genome:
- a CDS encoding ISNCY family transposase (programmed frameshift): MPKPKRTPRPAPTRTVELTTATRVCPGCDRPLWAAYKGRRVVATLEGLTRFAVQVRRCRDADCPRHNVSLRAEAEGAIALPQQEFGLDVIALVGRLRHVEHRGVAEIHAELTRRGVGICVRSVSCLLDRYDELLALSLSDPARLRRVVAEAGRVILAIDGLQPDVGHEVLWVIRDVLSGEILLARSLLSSCRADLAKLLGEVRSALQPEAEGAAGVPIVGVISDGQHSIRDAVAEALPGVPHQLCQFHYLREAARPIYEADRHAKVTLKKKVRGIRPIERAVEGRDDDEATAIRGYCAAVRTSLTDDGRPPLAASGLVLRDRLAKVAEGLDEVGAKKGLPKELTRLRAILAGGLEATDSAWPEVRAAFGRVHRAAAILRNKAGLDAAGVRRRFVGLMGEIGRHRDAAGGLDDAVGHFLKVTRSYWPGLFACYDTAGLPRTNNDLEQLFGSYRHHERRCSGRKVASPGMVVRGSVRLVSATATRLRPIERADLVPSDLAAWRALRGGLERRQEVRKMGHRFRRDPAAYLLSLKEIMIKPALPS, translated from the exons ATGCCCAAGCCCAAGCGGACGCCACGACCGGCCCCCACTCGCACCGTCGAGCTGACGACCGCCACCCGCGTCTGCCCCGGGTGCGACCGGCCCCTCTGGGCCGCCTACAAGGGCCGCCGCGTCGTCGCCACCCTCGAGGGGCTCACCCGATTCGCCGTCCAGGTCCGACGCTGCCGCGATGCCGACTGCCCCCGCCACAACGTCTCGCTCCGGGCCGAAGCCGAGGGGGCCATCGCCCTGCCGCAGCAGGAGTTCGGCCTGGATGTCATCGCCCTGGTCGGTCGCCTCCGCCATGTCGAGCACCGCGGCGTCGCCGAGATCCACGCCGAGCTGACCCGACGCGGGGTGGGCATCTGCGTGCGGAGCGTCTCCTGCCTGCTGGACCGCTACGACGAGCTGCTCGCCCTCTCGCTGTCCGACCCCGCCCGACTCCGCCGGGTCGTCGCCGAGGCCGGGCGGGTGATCCTGGCCATCGATGGGCTCCAGCCCGACGTCGGCCACGAGGTCCTCTGGGTCATCCGCGACGTCCTCTCCGGCGAGATCCTCCTGGCCCGGAGCCTTCTCTCCTCCTGCCGGGCCGACCTGGCCAAGCTGCTCGGCGAGGTGAGGTCCGCCCTCCAGCCCGAGGCCGAGGGGGCCGCCGGCGTGCCGATCGTCGGGGTGATCTCCGACGGCCAGCATTCCATCCGCGACGCCGTGGCCGAAGCCCTGCCCGGCGTGCCGCACCAGCTCTGCCAGTTCCATTACCTCCGCGAGGCGGCCCGGCCGATCTACGAGGCCGATCGCCACGCCAAGGTCACGCTCAAGAAGAAGGTCCGGGGCATCCGCCCGATCGAGCGGGCCGTCGAGGGCCGCGACGACGACGAGGCGACGGCGATCCGGGGCTACTGCGCCGCGGTCCGCACGTCGCTGACCGACGACGGCCGGCCGCCGCTGGCGGCCTCGGGCCTGGTGCTGCGGGACCGGCTGGCGAAGGTCGCCGAGGGCCTGGACGAGGTCGGCGCCAAAA AGGGGCTCCCGAAAGAACTGACGCGGCTGCGTGCGATCCTGGCCGGGGGCCTGGAGGCGACCGATTCGGCGTGGCCCGAGGTGCGTGCGGCGTTCGGCCGGGTGCATCGCGCCGCGGCGATCCTGCGGAACAAGGCGGGGCTCGACGCCGCCGGGGTGCGGCGTCGGTTCGTCGGGCTGATGGGGGAGATAGGGCGGCATCGCGATGCCGCCGGGGGGCTGGACGACGCGGTCGGCCATTTCCTGAAGGTGACGCGGAGCTACTGGCCCGGGCTGTTCGCCTGCTATGACACGGCCGGCCTGCCGCGGACCAACAACGACCTGGAGCAACTGTTCGGCTCGTATCGCCATCACGAGCGGCGTTGCAGCGGCCGCAAGGTGGCGTCGCCGGGGATGGTGGTGCGGGGCTCGGTACGGCTGGTCTCGGCGACCGCGACCCGGCTCCGGCCGATCGAGAGGGCCGACCTGGTGCCATCGGACCTCGCGGCGTGGCGGGCGCTCCGCGGTGGGCTGGAGCGGAGGCAGGAGGTCAGGAAGATGGGCCACCGCTTCCGCCGCGATCCCGCGGCTTACCTGCTGTCGCTTAAGGAGATCATGATCAAGCCGGCTCTACCGTCCTAG
- the dcd gene encoding dCTP deaminase → MILSDRQIEAALRRGQVRITPPPDDLASDVWSSTALDLRLDARLQVWLPDAPGARLVVDPCDLNFSATELASAHAAEADCSDGFEIEPGMFLLGWTIEKLQLPHASRIAARVEGKSSLARIGLGVHVTAPTIHAGFGFRAEDPGFVGNPIQLEIWNAGPLTVRLVKGLRICQVIFEEVSGVPSRGYDGVFAVQGPDVAPPG, encoded by the coding sequence ATGATCCTCTCGGACCGGCAGATCGAGGCCGCCCTGCGGCGGGGCCAGGTGCGGATCACGCCCCCGCCCGACGACCTGGCCTCGGACGTCTGGTCTTCGACGGCCCTCGACCTCCGCCTGGACGCCCGGCTCCAGGTCTGGCTGCCCGACGCGCCGGGGGCCCGCCTGGTGGTCGACCCCTGCGACCTGAACTTCAGCGCCACCGAGCTGGCCTCGGCGCACGCCGCCGAGGCGGACTGCAGCGACGGCTTCGAGATCGAGCCGGGCATGTTCCTGCTGGGCTGGACGATCGAGAAGCTCCAGCTCCCGCACGCCTCGCGGATCGCCGCTCGGGTCGAGGGCAAGAGCAGCCTGGCGCGGATCGGCCTGGGCGTCCACGTCACCGCGCCGACGATCCACGCCGGCTTCGGCTTCCGGGCCGAAGATCCCGGCTTCGTGGGCAACCCCATCCAGCTCGAGATCTGGAACGCCGGCCCCCTGACCGTCCGCCTGGTGAAGGGCCTGCGGATCTGCCAGGTCATCTTCGAGGAAGTCTCGGGCGTCCCCAGCCGGGGCTACGACGGCGTCTTCGCCGTCCAGGGGCCCGACGTCGCCCCGCCGGGCTGA
- the lpdA gene encoding dihydrolipoyl dehydrogenase: MAERYDLVVIGAGPGGYVAAIRAAQLGMKVACVEKADALGGTCLRIGCIPSKALLDSSELFHLAESKFAKHGIKLDNLGVDLVAMHKRKDGVVKGLTDGVAYLFKKNKITPVFGTAKLTSPTTVQVPGKDGKTVDLEAGHILLATGSEPINLPFLPFDGQTVVGSTEALAFDAVPKHLVVVGGGAIGLELGSVWRRLGAKVTVIEFLPRIVPSSDVEIGELLRKALVKQGLEFHLETKVTGAEVKPDGAVVTAQNKAGETLSFTCDKILVSVGRRAYSAGLDLEKAGVQADPKTGKVPVDAHFRTNVPTISAIGDLIAGPMLAHKAEDEGVAFAELLAGKAGHVDYDTIPNVVYTWPELASVGRTEEQLKEQGVEYKVGKSMFLANGRAKAMDETEGVVKLLADAKTDRLLGAHIVGARASDMIAELVAVMEFGGSSEDVARTSHAHPTLSEVVREAAMAVEKRSISG; this comes from the coding sequence GTGGCGGAACGGTACGACCTGGTGGTGATCGGGGCGGGCCCCGGCGGTTACGTGGCGGCGATCCGGGCGGCGCAGCTCGGCATGAAGGTCGCCTGCGTCGAGAAGGCCGACGCCCTGGGCGGCACCTGCCTGCGGATCGGCTGCATCCCCAGCAAGGCGCTCCTGGACTCCAGCGAGCTGTTCCACCTGGCCGAGTCCAAGTTCGCCAAGCACGGCATCAAGCTCGACAACCTGGGCGTCGACCTCGTCGCGATGCACAAGCGCAAGGACGGGGTCGTCAAGGGCCTGACCGACGGCGTCGCCTACCTCTTCAAGAAGAACAAGATCACCCCCGTCTTCGGGACGGCGAAGCTGACCTCGCCGACGACCGTGCAGGTCCCCGGGAAAGACGGCAAGACGGTCGACCTCGAGGCCGGACACATCCTGCTGGCCACCGGCTCCGAGCCGATCAACCTGCCGTTCCTGCCGTTCGACGGCCAGACGGTCGTCGGCTCGACCGAGGCCCTCGCCTTCGACGCGGTGCCCAAGCACCTGGTCGTCGTCGGCGGCGGCGCCATCGGCCTGGAGCTGGGCTCGGTCTGGCGTCGCCTGGGGGCCAAGGTCACGGTGATCGAGTTCCTGCCCCGGATCGTGCCGTCCTCGGACGTCGAGATCGGCGAGCTGCTGCGCAAGGCCCTCGTCAAGCAGGGGCTCGAATTCCACCTGGAGACCAAGGTCACCGGCGCGGAGGTCAAGCCCGACGGCGCGGTCGTCACGGCGCAGAACAAGGCCGGCGAGACCCTCTCGTTCACCTGCGACAAGATCCTCGTCTCCGTCGGCCGTCGCGCCTACAGCGCGGGGCTGGACCTGGAGAAGGCCGGCGTGCAGGCCGACCCGAAGACCGGCAAGGTCCCCGTCGACGCCCACTTCCGCACCAACGTCCCGACCATCTCCGCCATCGGCGACCTGATCGCCGGGCCGATGCTCGCGCACAAGGCCGAGGACGAGGGGGTGGCCTTCGCCGAGCTGCTGGCGGGCAAGGCGGGGCACGTCGACTACGACACGATCCCCAACGTCGTCTACACCTGGCCCGAGCTGGCGAGCGTGGGCCGGACCGAGGAGCAGCTGAAGGAGCAGGGGGTCGAGTACAAGGTCGGCAAGTCGATGTTCCTCGCCAACGGCCGGGCCAAGGCGATGGACGAGACCGAGGGGGTCGTGAAGCTCCTCGCCGACGCCAAGACCGACCGCCTGCTGGGCGCGCACATCGTCGGCGCCCGGGCCAGCGACATGATCGCCGAGCTGGTCGCGGTGATGGAGTTCGGCGGCTCGTCCGAGGACGTCGCCCGCACCAGCCACGCCCACCCGACCCTCAGCGAGGTCGTCCGCGAGGCCGCCATGGCCGTCGAGAAGCGGTCGATCAGCGGCTGA
- a CDS encoding ParE family toxin-like protein has protein sequence MNHRATPRFWSCYRRLPDEARRLADSCYELLRQDSRHPSLHFKRVDRLWSVRVGLHYRALAIEDGSDLIWFWIGTHAEYDRLLGR, from the coding sequence GTGAACCACCGCGCGACCCCGAGGTTCTGGTCCTGCTATCGTCGACTGCCCGACGAGGCCCGACGGCTGGCCGACTCCTGTTATGAGCTGCTCCGCCAGGACTCTCGGCATCCTTCCCTCCATTTCAAGAGGGTCGATCGACTCTGGTCCGTCCGGGTCGGTCTACACTATCGAGCCCTGGCGATCGAAGACGGCTCCGATCTGATCTGGTTCTGGATCGGCACGCACGCCGAGTACGATCGCTTGCTCGGCCGTTGA
- the odhB gene encoding 2-oxoglutarate dehydrogenase complex dihydrolipoyllysine-residue succinyltransferase has product MSAVPISVPGVGESISEGILAKWLAADGSAVKAGDPLFELETDKATNVVPAPASGVLKVQAAEGDTVAIGATVGVIDPSGAPAAAKAAPEKTEAKPAPAAPAAPATGADGAEHLSPAVRRIVAEEGVDPASVEGTGKGGRVTKGDVLARVESGPVAPAPTSAPAPAAKAPAPAPAPTVAAPKPAARAGRETRERMSGLRQRIAQRLVEAQHTAAILTTFNEVDLTRVMATRTKYKEAFQKAHGTSLGFMSFFVKATIEALKAFPAVNARIEGLEIVYQNYYNIGVAVSTERGLMVPVIRDADALSFAEIEKAIGVFADKARKGTIGVDDLQGGTFTITNGGVFGSLVSTPILNPPQSAILGMHAIKKRPVVVDDQIVIRPMMYLALSYDHRLIDGREAVSSLVRIKDCLEDPERMLLSL; this is encoded by the coding sequence ATGTCCGCCGTTCCGATCAGCGTCCCCGGCGTCGGTGAATCGATCTCCGAAGGCATCCTGGCGAAGTGGCTCGCCGCCGACGGCTCGGCGGTGAAGGCCGGCGACCCGCTCTTCGAGCTGGAGACGGACAAGGCGACCAACGTCGTCCCCGCGCCGGCGTCGGGCGTCCTCAAGGTGCAGGCGGCCGAGGGCGACACCGTCGCCATCGGTGCCACCGTCGGCGTCATCGACCCGTCCGGCGCCCCCGCCGCCGCCAAGGCCGCGCCCGAGAAAACCGAGGCCAAACCCGCCCCGGCCGCCCCCGCCGCGCCCGCGACCGGTGCCGACGGGGCCGAGCACCTGTCGCCCGCCGTACGCCGGATCGTCGCCGAGGAGGGCGTCGACCCGGCCTCGGTCGAAGGGACGGGCAAGGGGGGCCGCGTCACCAAGGGGGACGTCCTCGCCCGCGTCGAGTCGGGCCCCGTCGCCCCGGCCCCGACGTCGGCCCCGGCCCCCGCGGCCAAGGCCCCCGCTCCGGCGCCGGCCCCGACCGTCGCCGCCCCGAAGCCCGCCGCCCGCGCCGGTCGCGAGACCCGCGAGCGCATGAGCGGCCTCCGCCAGCGGATCGCCCAGCGCCTGGTCGAGGCCCAGCACACGGCCGCCATCCTGACGACCTTCAACGAGGTCGACCTGACCCGCGTCATGGCGACGCGGACCAAGTACAAGGAGGCGTTCCAGAAGGCCCACGGGACCTCGCTGGGCTTCATGTCGTTCTTCGTCAAGGCGACGATCGAGGCCCTCAAGGCGTTCCCGGCGGTCAACGCCCGGATCGAGGGGCTGGAGATCGTCTACCAGAACTACTACAACATCGGCGTGGCCGTCAGCACCGAGCGGGGCCTGATGGTCCCGGTGATCCGCGACGCCGACGCCCTGTCGTTCGCAGAGATCGAGAAGGCGATCGGCGTCTTCGCCGACAAGGCCCGCAAGGGGACCATCGGGGTCGACGACCTGCAGGGCGGCACCTTCACGATCACCAACGGCGGCGTCTTCGGCTCGCTCGTCTCGACGCCGATCCTCAACCCGCCCCAGAGCGCCATCCTGGGGATGCACGCGATCAAGAAGCGGCCCGTCGTCGTCGACGACCAGATCGTCATCCGGCCGATGATGTACCTGGCCCTGTCGTACGACCACCGGCTCATCGACGGTCGCGAGGCCGTCAGCTCGCTCGTCCGCATCAAGGACTGCCTCGAAGACCCCGAGCGGATGCTCCTGTCGCTCTGA
- a CDS encoding 2-oxoglutarate dehydrogenase E1 component, which produces MTPTSVVSRANLELVEDYQRRWREDPGSVDESWRNFFEGYDLGASLLNPEAAAFGSSPPPAQQAVKAVTRLVDAYREMGHNLADLDPLKLTPRRQSDEQLELASFGLSEADLDRDFYSKLGAESHGTLREILKVLRETYCRTIGVEFMHIRDLEIRRWLFERMEPVRNHPRFDLKQKRRIIYKLNEAELFETFLHKNFVGQKRFSLEGGEMLIPLLDAIIERGGSRGVQEIVMGMPHRGRLNVLANILHKPYGLIFSEFEGNMPETVAGDGDVKYHLGFSADHVTQDRQTVHLTLTPNPSHLEAVDPVVEGRMRAKQRQSKDALRKAGVPILIHGDAAFAGQGLVAETLNLSQLPGYRTGGTIHVVVNNQIGFTTSPSEGRSTRYCTDVAKMIEVPIFHVNGEDPEAVVYVGELAMDFRQQFGRDVVIDMVCYRRHGHNEGDEPGFTQPLMYDNIKNRISIRELYTEQLVMSGELSSKEAETIAETFADKLGQVLEEVKREGIEPRTVSPGYASGPWSELTPKFSFEPVETGVSYETLKEVTAVYADPPGGFTPNHKLVRIFQNRVKTVEERGAVEWSHAEALAFGSLLKEGTPVRLSGQDSRRGTFSQRHAVLIDQMTAQPWVPLNNLGSGQAQFCVYDSLLSEAAVLGFDYGYSLDEPNMLIMWEAQFGDFANGAQVIVDQFIASAESKWGRGSGLVMLLPHGYEGQGPEHSSARLERFLQLCAEENIQVCVPSTPAQYFHMLRRQVRRNFRKPLIVMTPKSLLRRKECVSPVDQLVVGGFHDVLDDPTAPKSARRLLLCSGKVYFDLAAKRAEVGKGGDVAIVRLEQPYPFPAEELKRILDGYPDVRDWAWVQEESQNMGAWTFVAPRLEELMGFPFQYVGRDASASPATGSKLVHDREQAELVEAAVGAAVPHLVSATPARALAAAGSRQGVR; this is translated from the coding sequence ATGACACCCACGTCGGTCGTGAGCCGGGCGAACCTGGAACTGGTCGAGGACTACCAGCGTCGCTGGCGCGAAGACCCCGGCTCGGTCGACGAGTCGTGGCGGAACTTCTTCGAGGGCTACGACCTCGGCGCCTCGCTCCTGAACCCCGAGGCCGCGGCCTTCGGCTCGTCGCCGCCCCCGGCCCAGCAGGCCGTCAAGGCCGTCACCCGGCTGGTCGACGCCTACCGCGAGATGGGCCACAACCTCGCCGACCTCGACCCCCTGAAGCTCACCCCCCGCCGCCAGTCCGACGAGCAGCTCGAGCTGGCGAGCTTCGGCCTCTCGGAGGCCGACCTCGACCGCGACTTCTACAGCAAGCTCGGGGCCGAGAGCCACGGCACCCTGCGCGAGATCCTCAAGGTCCTGCGCGAGACGTACTGCCGCACCATCGGCGTCGAGTTCATGCACATCCGCGACCTGGAGATCCGCCGCTGGCTCTTCGAGCGGATGGAGCCGGTGCGCAACCACCCCCGCTTCGACCTCAAGCAGAAGCGGCGGATCATCTACAAGCTGAACGAAGCCGAGCTGTTCGAGACCTTCCTGCACAAGAACTTTGTCGGCCAGAAGCGGTTCTCGCTCGAAGGGGGCGAGATGCTGATCCCGCTGCTCGACGCGATCATCGAGCGCGGCGGCTCGCGGGGGGTGCAGGAGATCGTGATGGGGATGCCCCACCGCGGCCGGCTCAACGTGCTGGCGAACATCCTGCACAAGCCTTACGGCCTGATCTTCAGCGAGTTCGAGGGGAACATGCCCGAGACGGTCGCCGGCGACGGCGACGTCAAGTACCACCTGGGCTTCTCGGCCGACCACGTCACCCAGGACCGCCAGACGGTCCACCTGACGCTGACGCCCAACCCCAGCCACCTGGAGGCCGTCGACCCGGTGGTCGAGGGCCGGATGCGGGCCAAGCAGCGGCAGTCGAAGGACGCCCTGCGGAAGGCCGGCGTGCCGATCCTGATCCACGGCGACGCCGCGTTCGCCGGCCAGGGCCTGGTCGCCGAGACGCTCAACCTGTCGCAGCTCCCCGGCTACCGGACCGGCGGCACGATCCACGTCGTCGTCAACAACCAGATCGGCTTCACGACCTCGCCCAGCGAGGGTCGGTCGACGCGCTACTGCACCGACGTCGCCAAGATGATCGAGGTGCCGATCTTCCACGTCAACGGCGAGGACCCCGAGGCCGTCGTCTACGTCGGCGAGCTGGCGATGGACTTCCGCCAGCAGTTCGGCCGCGACGTCGTGATCGACATGGTCTGCTATCGCCGTCACGGCCACAACGAGGGCGACGAGCCGGGGTTCACCCAGCCCCTGATGTACGACAACATCAAGAACCGGATCAGCATCCGCGAGCTCTACACCGAGCAGCTCGTGATGTCGGGCGAGCTGTCGAGCAAGGAGGCCGAGACCATCGCCGAGACCTTCGCCGACAAGCTCGGCCAGGTGCTCGAAGAGGTCAAGCGCGAGGGGATCGAGCCCCGCACGGTCTCGCCCGGCTACGCCTCGGGGCCCTGGTCGGAGCTGACGCCCAAGTTCTCGTTCGAGCCGGTCGAGACGGGCGTCTCGTACGAGACGCTCAAGGAGGTCACGGCCGTCTACGCCGACCCGCCGGGGGGCTTCACCCCCAACCACAAGCTCGTCCGGATCTTCCAGAACCGCGTCAAGACGGTCGAGGAGCGCGGGGCCGTCGAGTGGTCGCACGCCGAGGCCCTGGCCTTCGGGTCGCTCCTGAAGGAGGGGACGCCGGTGCGGCTCAGCGGCCAGGACAGCCGCCGGGGCACGTTCAGCCAGCGGCACGCCGTCCTGATCGACCAGATGACCGCCCAGCCCTGGGTCCCGCTCAACAACCTGGGCTCGGGCCAGGCCCAGTTCTGCGTCTACGACAGCCTGCTCTCCGAGGCCGCGGTGCTCGGCTTCGACTACGGCTACTCGCTCGACGAGCCCAACATGCTGATCATGTGGGAGGCCCAGTTCGGCGACTTCGCCAACGGCGCCCAGGTGATCGTCGACCAGTTCATCGCCTCGGCCGAGTCGAAGTGGGGCCGGGGCAGCGGCCTGGTCATGCTCCTGCCGCACGGCTACGAGGGGCAGGGGCCCGAGCACTCGAGCGCCCGCCTGGAACGCTTCCTCCAGCTCTGCGCCGAGGAGAACATCCAGGTCTGCGTGCCGTCGACCCCGGCGCAGTACTTCCACATGCTGCGGCGGCAGGTGCGGCGGAACTTCCGCAAGCCGCTGATCGTCATGACCCCCAAGAGCCTGCTCCGCCGCAAGGAGTGCGTCTCGCCCGTCGACCAGCTCGTCGTGGGGGGCTTCCACGACGTCCTCGACGACCCGACCGCGCCCAAGTCGGCCCGTCGGCTCCTGCTCTGCTCGGGCAAGGTCTACTTCGACCTGGCCGCCAAGCGGGCCGAGGTCGGCAAGGGGGGCGACGTCGCGATCGTCCGCCTGGAGCAGCCCTACCCGTTCCCGGCCGAGGAGCTGAAGCGGATCCTCGACGGCTACCCCGACGTCCGCGACTGGGCCTGGGTCCAGGAAGAGTCGCAGAACATGGGCGCCTGGACGTTCGTCGCCCCGAGGCTGGAGGAGCTGATGGGCTTCCCCTTCCAGTACGTCGGCCGCGACGCCAGCGCCAGCCCGGCCACCGGATCGAAGCTGGTGCACGACCGCGAGCAGGCCGAGCTGGTCGAGGCGGCCGTCGGCGCCGCGGTCCCGCACCTCGTGTCCGCCACCCCCGCCCGCGCCCTGGCCGCCGCCGGGTCGCGGCAAGGAGTCCGTTGA
- a CDS encoding lipoate--protein ligase family protein, protein MTPDPFVLTLPTVHENLAFDEAMLVDADERDGPPTMRLWEQADFAVVLGSSRRLADEVDIGRCREDGVAVARRTSGGGTVLIGPGALNATVVLPMDYAPELVTVDGAQAYVLGRVADALRERGPAVEVRGSGDLTVAGRKFSGSAQRRLRRRLMVHATILYDFPIARIARYLRIPGRQPDYRGGRTHEDFLMNLALGRRILIESIRSAWSPSNLLTTTSDVPQDLLETLRSEKFSDRSWIERL, encoded by the coding sequence GTGACACCCGATCCCTTCGTGCTCACGCTGCCGACCGTTCATGAGAACCTGGCGTTCGACGAGGCCATGCTGGTCGACGCCGACGAGCGCGACGGGCCGCCGACGATGCGGCTCTGGGAGCAGGCGGACTTCGCCGTGGTGCTGGGCTCCTCGCGGCGGCTGGCCGACGAGGTCGACATAGGGCGCTGCCGCGAGGACGGGGTTGCGGTCGCGCGGCGGACCAGCGGCGGGGGGACCGTCCTGATCGGCCCCGGCGCGCTTAATGCAACGGTCGTCCTGCCGATGGATTACGCTCCCGAGCTCGTCACGGTCGACGGGGCCCAGGCGTACGTGCTGGGACGGGTCGCCGACGCGCTCCGGGAGCGGGGTCCCGCCGTCGAGGTCCGGGGGTCGGGCGACCTGACCGTCGCCGGCCGGAAATTCTCCGGCAGCGCCCAGCGCAGGTTGCGGCGACGGCTGATGGTGCATGCGACGATCCTTTACGATTTTCCGATCGCGCGGATCGCCCGGTATTTGCGGATCCCGGGGCGTCAGCCCGATTATCGGGGGGGCCGGACGCACGAGGACTTCTTGATGAATCTCGCCTTGGGGCGTAGAATTTTAATCGAATCGATCCGCTCGGCGTGGTCCCCCTCCAATCTCCTCACTACGACGTCGGATGTCCCACAAGATCTCCTCGAAACTCTGCGATCGGAGAAGTTCTCCGACCGATCTTGGATCGAGCGACTATGA
- a CDS encoding cytochrome c encodes MKRNWFVLAACLALGLGLGVTAVSRSADDDETPLGKIMEKVQKHKATITKGVRNVASYKKSQEDIEKSAKEWSKLAKESKPLNDAVKAAKNQPEPQKKWDELMDLWGKESDKLAELAAKADSTQKDAKDQLNTINKTCTECHQVFRVDAEADKF; translated from the coding sequence ATGAAGCGGAATTGGTTTGTCCTGGCCGCGTGCCTGGCCCTCGGCCTCGGACTGGGCGTGACGGCCGTCTCCCGGTCGGCCGACGACGACGAGACCCCGCTCGGCAAGATCATGGAGAAGGTGCAGAAGCACAAGGCGACCATCACCAAGGGCGTCCGCAACGTCGCCTCCTACAAGAAGTCGCAGGAGGACATCGAGAAGTCCGCCAAGGAATGGTCCAAGCTCGCCAAGGAATCCAAGCCCCTCAACGACGCCGTCAAGGCGGCCAAGAACCAGCCCGAACCCCAGAAGAAGTGGGACGAGCTGATGGACCTGTGGGGCAAGGAATCCGACAAGCTCGCCGAGCTCGCCGCCAAGGCCGACTCGACCCAGAAGGACGCCAAGGACCAGCTCAACACCATCAACAAGACCTGCACCGAATGCCACCAGGTCTTCCGCGTCGACGCCGAGGCCGACAAGTTCTGA
- the purM gene encoding phosphoribosylformylglycinamidine cyclo-ligase: MSEPLNYRSAGVDLTTYDETMARLPPLMRRTFTPRVMEWKDGFAGLFRLDARIGLLSRTYRDPVLVASTDGVGTKLKLAVATGRHDTVGIDLVAMSVNDCLCAGAEPLIFLDYVAMSKDDPELTTQVVKGISDGCIEAECALIGGETAILPEFYQPGEYDLAGFCLGVVERRYLLKGEEIRVGDKVIGLASSGLHSNGYSLARKIVLDHAGLKLDDRVEELGRTVADELLQPTRIYTRALKEVYRHYRVKRIIHGIAHITGGGLIDNPPRILPEGCGMRLKRGSWTVPPIFPWLQRLGGVADDEMFRVFNMGIGMVVVAADYYAESIVRHLEQKAGIPAWIIGEVVPGAREVEWA, from the coding sequence ATGAGCGAGCCACTGAATTATCGATCGGCGGGCGTGGACCTGACCACCTATGACGAGACGATGGCCCGCCTCCCCCCCCTGATGCGCCGGACGTTCACGCCCCGGGTGATGGAGTGGAAGGACGGGTTCGCCGGGCTCTTCCGGCTCGACGCCCGCATCGGCCTGCTCTCGCGGACCTACCGCGACCCGGTCCTGGTGGCCTCGACCGACGGCGTCGGGACGAAGCTGAAGCTCGCGGTGGCGACCGGCCGGCACGACACGGTGGGGATCGACCTGGTCGCGATGTCGGTCAACGACTGCCTCTGCGCCGGGGCCGAGCCGCTGATCTTCCTCGACTACGTGGCCATGAGCAAGGACGACCCCGAGCTGACGACCCAGGTCGTCAAGGGGATCTCCGACGGCTGCATCGAGGCCGAATGCGCCCTGATCGGCGGCGAGACGGCCATCCTTCCCGAGTTCTACCAGCCCGGCGAATACGACCTCGCCGGCTTCTGCCTGGGGGTCGTCGAGCGCCGCTACCTGCTCAAGGGCGAGGAGATCCGCGTCGGCGACAAGGTGATCGGCCTGGCGTCGTCGGGGCTGCATTCCAACGGCTACAGCCTGGCCCGGAAGATCGTCCTGGACCACGCCGGGCTGAAGCTCGACGACCGCGTCGAGGAGCTGGGCCGGACCGTCGCCGACGAGCTGCTCCAGCCGACCCGGATCTACACCCGGGCGCTCAAGGAAGTCTACCGCCACTACCGGGTCAAGCGGATCATCCACGGCATCGCCCACATCACGGGCGGCGGCCTGATCGACAACCCGCCGCGGATCCTCCCCGAGGGCTGCGGCATGCGGCTGAAGCGGGGCTCGTGGACGGTCCCGCCGATCTTCCCCTGGCTCCAGCGGTTGGGCGGCGTGGCCGACGACGAGATGTTTCGCGTTTTCAACATGGGGATCGGCATGGTGGTCGTCGCGGCCGACTACTACGCCGAGTCGATCGTCCGCCACCTGGAGCAGAAGGCCGGCATCCCCGCGTGGATCATCGGCGAGGTCGTCCCCGGGGCCCGCGAGGTCGAGTGGGCCTGA